A region of Mammaliicoccus sp. Dog046 DNA encodes the following proteins:
- a CDS encoding zinc-binding dehydrogenase gives MKALVKTEPGFGHLDILDKDIPEPDKNEVKIKVHYAGICGTDVHTYEGHYKVNYPVTLGHEFSGEIVAIGEGVEDFQIGDRVTSETTYYICGECEYCQTEDYNLCNHRKGLGTQQNGGFTQYLVARAASVHHLPDNVSYKAASMTEPLACAYHAVSKIEIKQDDIVVVMGPGPIGLLVAQVVKSKGGKVVITGLDNDIARLNKAEELNLDHVVNIQHNDLKAYVNDITNGYGADVVLECSGAVPAAQQGLDLLRKKGLYVQVGIFKEPKISFDLEKIVQKEIRVVGSRSQKPADWEPSLQLISSGHVNTEALITAELDITEWDEGYNHIKSGEGIKVLLRPIE, from the coding sequence ATGAAAGCTTTAGTAAAAACAGAGCCAGGATTCGGTCATTTAGACATATTAGACAAAGATATTCCTGAACCAGATAAGAACGAAGTAAAAATAAAAGTTCATTATGCAGGCATTTGTGGAACAGATGTCCATACGTACGAAGGGCATTATAAGGTCAACTATCCCGTCACACTTGGTCATGAATTTTCCGGTGAGATTGTTGCTATTGGTGAAGGTGTTGAAGACTTCCAGATTGGTGATCGCGTAACTTCTGAAACGACTTATTACATTTGTGGTGAATGCGAATATTGTCAAACTGAGGATTATAATTTATGTAATCATCGTAAAGGGCTAGGTACTCAACAAAATGGTGGATTCACGCAATATCTCGTTGCTCGTGCAGCGAGTGTCCACCACTTACCTGATAATGTTTCATATAAAGCCGCTTCAATGACTGAACCACTCGCATGTGCCTATCATGCCGTATCAAAAATCGAAATCAAACAAGATGATATCGTTGTTGTGATGGGTCCAGGTCCAATCGGTTTACTCGTTGCCCAAGTCGTTAAAAGTAAAGGCGGCAAAGTCGTCATTACTGGATTAGATAACGATATCGCTAGACTTAACAAAGCTGAAGAACTTAATTTAGATCACGTTGTGAATATTCAACATAACGATTTAAAAGCATATGTAAACGACATTACAAATGGTTACGGTGCAGATGTTGTATTAGAATGTTCAGGCGCAGTACCGGCAGCACAACAAGGACTCGATTTATTACGAAAAAAAGGATTATACGTTCAAGTCGGCATCTTTAAAGAGCCTAAAATATCATTTGATTTGGAAAAAATCGTCCAAAAAGAAATTCGTGTTGTTGGCAGTAGAAGTCAGAAACCAGCTGATTGGGAGCCATCATTACAACTTATCAGTAGTGGTCATGTAAATACTGAAGCACTCATTACAGCTGAACTTGATATTACAGAATGGGATGAAGGATACAATCATATTAAAAGTGGCGAAGGCATTAAAGTCTTACTCCGCCCTATCGAATAA
- a CDS encoding PTS galactitol transporter subunit IIC has protein sequence MNGFVNFIQAFLDLGATVILPIVIFLLGLFFRQKVGAAFRSGLTIGVAFVGIFLVIDLLVNNLGPAAQAMVKNLGVSLNVIDVGWPATSSIAWASVIAAFIIPLGIVINVIMLLTKTTRTMNVDIWNFWHYTFCGAMVYAISDSIWQSLVAAALFQIVCLKVADWTAPMMSKFYDLPGVSIATGSTISYVPGIFLVKGLQKIPGVNKLNADPDTIQKRFGAFGESIFVGLVLGLAIGLLAGYNAGDVINLGMSMAAVMVLMPRMVKILMEGLMPVSESARTWLNKRFGEREIYIGLDAAVALGHPAVISTALILVPITVLLAVILPGNQVLPFGDLATIPFIVAFIVGAARGNIIHSVIVGTIMIAISLYIATDVAPIFTSMADGTNVKMPSGSSQISSLDQGGNILNYIIFKFFSIFN, from the coding sequence ATGAATGGTTTCGTTAATTTTATACAAGCTTTTCTTGATTTAGGTGCAACGGTCATCTTACCTATTGTTATTTTCTTATTAGGATTATTCTTTAGACAAAAGGTCGGCGCAGCTTTTCGATCGGGATTAACTATCGGGGTAGCATTTGTAGGTATTTTCTTAGTTATTGATTTACTTGTTAACAATTTAGGACCCGCTGCACAAGCAATGGTCAAAAATTTAGGCGTCAGTTTAAATGTCATTGATGTTGGTTGGCCAGCAACTTCTTCAATTGCATGGGCTTCTGTCATTGCTGCATTTATTATTCCATTAGGTATCGTGATCAATGTGATCATGTTATTAACTAAGACAACGAGAACAATGAACGTAGATATTTGGAATTTCTGGCACTATACATTCTGTGGCGCTATGGTCTATGCCATTTCAGATAGCATCTGGCAATCTCTTGTTGCTGCTGCCCTATTCCAAATTGTCTGCTTGAAAGTAGCTGACTGGACAGCACCAATGATGAGTAAATTCTATGATTTACCAGGGGTATCTATTGCAACTGGTAGTACGATTTCATATGTTCCTGGTATCTTCTTAGTCAAAGGACTTCAAAAAATACCTGGCGTTAACAAATTAAATGCAGATCCAGATACAATTCAAAAACGATTCGGTGCTTTTGGTGAATCTATATTTGTAGGTCTCGTACTTGGTTTAGCAATTGGTTTATTAGCAGGATACAATGCAGGCGATGTCATCAACTTAGGTATGTCTATGGCTGCTGTAATGGTATTAATGCCACGTATGGTTAAGATTCTTATGGAAGGTTTAATGCCTGTTTCTGAATCAGCACGTACTTGGTTAAACAAACGATTTGGTGAACGTGAAATATACATCGGCTTAGATGCTGCAGTTGCATTAGGTCACCCTGCTGTTATTTCTACAGCATTAATTCTTGTACCTATCACTGTGTTACTTGCAGTTATTTTACCAGGTAACCAAGTTTTACCTTTTGGAGATTTAGCGACTATACCGTTTATCGTTGCTTTCATCGTAGGAGCTGCACGTGGTAATATCATTCATTCTGTTATTGTCGGTACAATCATGATCGCAATTTCATTATATATTGCAACAGATGTGGCACCAATTTTCACAAGTATGGCTGATGGTACAAACGTGAAAATGCCTTCTGGATCTTCACAAATTTCAAGTCTTGACCAAGGTGGTAACATCTTGAATTACATTATCTTTAAATTCTTTAGTATATTCAATTAA
- a CDS encoding PTS sugar transporter subunit IIB, which yields MKQVLVACGAGIATSTVVNNAIEEMAKEHNIKVDLKQIKITEVSAYASTADLLVTTAMTQKEYDFPVINARNFLTGIGVEDTKKEILDALQS from the coding sequence ATGAAACAAGTACTAGTAGCGTGTGGAGCAGGAATCGCAACATCAACAGTGGTAAACAATGCAATAGAAGAAATGGCTAAAGAACACAATATCAAAGTAGATTTAAAACAAATCAAAATCACTGAAGTCAGTGCCTATGCATCAACAGCAGACTTATTAGTGACAACAGCGATGACACAAAAAGAATATGACTTCCCTGTGATCAATGCTCGTAACTTCTTAACTGGTATCGGTGTTGAAGATACGAAGAAAGAAATATTAGACGCATTACAAAGTTAA
- a CDS encoding PTS sugar transporter subunit IIA, which produces MQDLKIDISNVILDLEATTNVEALGQLSELMQHNGYVKASYKDAVIEREGTFATGLPTVYCSVAIPHTDTEHVLSKAIGVAVLKETVPFVIMGELEETTDVKLIFMLAMDKEDAQLSLLQKLMGIFQNDELLSFIANTKNKQSIVDAIDQALNESK; this is translated from the coding sequence ATGCAAGATTTAAAGATCGACATCTCTAACGTCATACTCGATTTAGAGGCAACAACAAACGTCGAAGCATTGGGTCAGTTATCTGAACTCATGCAGCACAATGGATATGTTAAGGCATCCTACAAAGATGCTGTTATAGAAAGAGAAGGTACATTTGCTACAGGGTTACCGACTGTATATTGTTCAGTCGCCATCCCACATACAGATACCGAACATGTCTTATCGAAAGCGATTGGTGTAGCGGTCCTTAAAGAAACAGTCCCTTTTGTCATAATGGGCGAATTAGAAGAAACAACAGATGTTAAATTGATTTTTATGCTAGCAATGGATAAAGAGGATGCGCAACTTTCACTCTTACAAAAATTAATGGGCATCTTCCAAAATGATGAACTATTATCATTTATTGCTAACACGAAAAATAAACAGTCAATTGTAGATGCAATTGATCAAGCACTTAATGAATCAAAATAA
- a CDS encoding BglG family transcription antiterminator, giving the protein MCCVKFRLTTKEGFKIQTENFNIISEMIKNPKVKGKDLEIMFNMSRRQLGYRIQKLNDWFKEQDFPEIERTSQGYFIVDDSIKDFLNISNESPTQQNEQVYTAYQRAHLILLMLFSEEEGLSLNHFSIDLQVSKNTVLTDIKKLKELLEPYDANLQYSRTKGYFLAGNEFEIRRLLTRLIDKVFTMHISQNEIVHGLKIDESKIDIINNQITKIEQYLDRKFIDQSTRTLPFKLYLILRRIKYDKTVSSFSIGYDDLSDTKEYQATEILTSLYPNIPRQEKLFITLQLLSTSVQWSELSDIQHIPELKQALEAMITQFEKITVITFADKASLINQLMLHMEAAFYRIRYQLSDVDGLENSLKEDYKELFHLVKLSSRPLEEFFGQSLPDNEIAYLTILIGGSLRRQNEDIDQKVKAVVVCTQGTSISQLMLQELRSVFPELIFLDALSLRDFNHYELDFDIVFSPMHVMTNKRLYITKTILTAQEKHELRQHVFGQLNHTLETDIQVEKVLSIVRDYATIHDESELFKKVKEQFEDTFAYSSVKASTLSLNSHLNLQDLLPTNHIQFVKSVDHIQDAIRLTAEPLLNMNYIDAQYIDGMNDVFDDTYMIINQNIAIPHADGEQHVHRTAMSMLILEEPLKLSTGFDVHIFVVIAATDKFKHLRPLLQLRDMAQDTQAIANIVNSNTISEVFEVIKQFSKID; this is encoded by the coding sequence ATGTGCTGTGTTAAGTTTAGATTAACAACGAAGGAGGGATTTAAAATCCAAACAGAAAACTTTAATATCATTTCCGAAATGATTAAAAATCCAAAGGTTAAAGGCAAAGATTTAGAAATCATGTTCAACATGTCTCGCCGACAACTTGGATACAGAATCCAAAAATTAAATGACTGGTTTAAAGAGCAAGATTTTCCGGAGATTGAACGTACAAGCCAAGGTTATTTTATTGTTGATGACTCCATTAAAGATTTTCTCAATATTTCAAATGAATCCCCCACTCAACAAAATGAGCAAGTATATACTGCCTATCAACGTGCACACCTCATTTTATTGATGTTGTTTAGTGAAGAGGAAGGTTTATCTTTAAATCACTTCTCTATCGATTTACAAGTTAGTAAAAATACAGTTCTTACTGATATCAAAAAATTAAAAGAGTTACTCGAACCTTATGATGCAAATCTTCAATATAGCAGAACGAAAGGCTATTTTTTGGCAGGTAATGAATTTGAGATTCGAAGGTTACTTACAAGATTAATTGATAAAGTCTTTACAATGCACATCTCACAAAATGAAATAGTACATGGATTAAAGATTGATGAGTCAAAAATAGACATCATTAATAACCAAATCACTAAAATCGAACAATATTTAGATAGAAAATTTATTGACCAAAGTACACGGACTTTACCTTTCAAACTTTATTTGATTTTGCGAAGGATTAAATATGATAAAACAGTTTCATCTTTCTCTATTGGTTATGATGACTTATCAGACACAAAAGAATATCAAGCTACAGAGATTTTAACTTCTCTATACCCTAATATTCCTAGACAAGAGAAATTGTTTATCACATTGCAGTTATTATCTACAAGTGTTCAGTGGTCAGAATTAAGTGACATTCAACATATTCCAGAATTAAAACAAGCACTTGAAGCGATGATTACCCAATTCGAAAAGATCACAGTCATCACATTTGCAGATAAAGCATCTTTAATTAATCAGCTGATGCTACATATGGAAGCTGCTTTCTATCGCATTCGCTACCAATTATCAGACGTCGATGGCTTAGAGAATTCACTTAAAGAGGATTACAAAGAGTTATTTCATCTCGTGAAATTATCATCACGACCGTTAGAAGAATTTTTCGGACAATCTTTACCCGATAATGAAATCGCTTACTTAACAATATTAATTGGGGGTAGTTTACGTAGGCAGAATGAAGATATCGACCAAAAAGTAAAAGCCGTTGTCGTTTGTACACAAGGTACATCCATTTCTCAACTGATGTTACAAGAATTAAGAAGTGTTTTTCCTGAACTTATATTTTTAGATGCATTGTCATTAAGAGACTTTAATCATTATGAATTAGATTTCGATATTGTCTTTTCACCAATGCATGTTATGACAAATAAACGTTTGTACATAACGAAGACGATATTAACCGCTCAAGAGAAACATGAATTACGGCAACATGTATTTGGACAACTGAATCACACGCTTGAAACGGACATACAAGTTGAGAAAGTATTATCCATCGTTAGAGATTATGCAACCATACATGATGAATCCGAACTGTTCAAAAAAGTGAAAGAACAATTTGAAGATACATTTGCTTATTCATCCGTAAAAGCTTCCACATTATCATTGAACAGTCATTTGAATTTACAAGATTTATTACCAACAAACCATATTCAATTCGTCAAAAGTGTCGATCATATTCAAGACGCCATTCGATTAACTGCTGAACCGCTTCTCAATATGAACTATATTGATGCGCAATATATAGATGGTATGAATGATGTATTTGACGATACGTATATGATAATTAATCAGAATATTGCGATACCTCATGCTGATGGTGAACAACATGTACATCGAACTGCCATGAGTATGTTGATTCTAGAAGAACCTCTTAAATTAAGTACAGGTTTCGACGTGCATATCTTCGTCGTCATTGCAGCAACTGATAAATTCAAACATTTACGACCATTGCTGCAATTAAGAGATATGGCACAAGATACACAAGCAATCGCGAATATTGTAAATTCAAATACAATTTCAGAAGTCTTTGAAGTGATTAAGCAATTTTCAAAAATAGATTAA
- a CDS encoding APC family permease has product MSSHNQNKKINLTQLVLLGLGSLIGSGWLFGAWEASSIAGPAAIISWIIGFIVIGSIAYNYIEIGTMFPQSGGMSNYAQYTHGSLLGFIAAWANWVSLVTIIPIEAVSAVQYISSWPWDWAKPTSQLMHNGSISNLGLFAVFIIIIIFSLLNYWSVKLLTSFTSLISFFKLGVPIITIIMLIISGFDTGNYGSSMGEFMPYGSAPIFAATTASGIIFSFNAFQTIINMGSEIEKPEKNIYRGILISLSLSAALYIVLQSTFITSMPADMLSSNGGWSGINFDSPFANLAIILGLNWLAILLYLEAVVSPFGTGVSFVAITGRVLRAMEKNGHIPKFLGSMNEKYNIPRVAIVFNAIVSMIMVSLFRDWAVLASVISTATLVAYLTGPTTVISLRKMAPKMHRPFRAKMLGFIAPFSFVMASLAIYWAMWPTTAQVIFIIILGLPIYFFYEYKTNWKNTKKQIGGSLWIVTYLIILSFLSFIGSKEFNGLNWIHYPYDFIVIIIVALIFYKLGTTSYFEGIYFKKAKRINSNMKDELPQEAQDQL; this is encoded by the coding sequence ATGAGTAGTCATAACCAAAATAAAAAAATCAATCTTACACAACTTGTATTGTTAGGGCTTGGTTCGTTAATCGGTTCTGGGTGGTTATTCGGAGCTTGGGAAGCGTCATCTATCGCTGGTCCTGCAGCAATTATTTCCTGGATCATCGGATTTATCGTTATCGGATCTATTGCTTATAACTATATAGAAATAGGTACAATGTTCCCTCAATCAGGTGGCATGAGTAACTATGCGCAGTATACGCACGGTTCCCTACTTGGGTTCATCGCAGCTTGGGCAAACTGGGTATCACTTGTAACGATTATTCCAATCGAAGCGGTATCAGCTGTACAATATATCAGCTCTTGGCCATGGGATTGGGCTAAACCTACAAGTCAACTGATGCATAATGGTTCAATCAGCAATCTCGGATTATTTGCTGTGTTTATCATTATTATCATATTCTCACTTTTAAATTATTGGTCGGTTAAACTTTTAACATCATTCACAAGTTTAATTTCCTTCTTCAAATTGGGCGTACCTATTATAACAATTATCATGCTTATCATTTCAGGATTTGATACAGGTAATTATGGTTCTTCTATGGGTGAATTTATGCCATACGGAAGTGCACCAATATTTGCAGCTACAACTGCGTCAGGTATCATTTTCTCATTTAACGCATTCCAAACAATTATCAACATGGGATCAGAAATAGAAAAGCCTGAAAAAAATATTTATCGCGGTATCTTAATCTCACTATCACTAAGTGCAGCATTATATATCGTTTTACAAAGTACATTCATCACATCAATGCCAGCAGATATGCTTTCAAGTAATGGTGGATGGAGCGGTATTAACTTCGACTCACCTTTTGCAAACTTAGCAATTATACTAGGATTAAACTGGTTAGCAATTCTATTATACTTAGAAGCTGTTGTTTCACCATTTGGTACAGGTGTATCATTCGTAGCAATCACAGGTCGTGTGTTACGTGCAATGGAGAAAAATGGTCATATACCTAAATTCTTAGGTTCAATGAATGAGAAATACAATATTCCACGTGTAGCTATCGTGTTCAACGCTATTGTCAGTATGATCATGGTATCGTTATTCCGTGATTGGGCAGTATTAGCGAGTGTTATTTCTACAGCGACACTTGTTGCATACTTAACAGGTCCAACAACTGTAATATCATTAAGAAAAATGGCGCCTAAAATGCACAGACCATTCCGTGCAAAAATGTTAGGTTTCATAGCACCATTTTCATTTGTGATGGCGTCACTCGCTATCTATTGGGCAATGTGGCCAACAACTGCACAAGTTATATTTATTATCATATTAGGACTACCAATTTACTTCTTCTATGAATATAAAACAAACTGGAAAAACACTAAAAAACAAATCGGTGGAAGCTTATGGATAGTGACTTATTTAATTATCCTGTCATTCCTATCATTTATCGGAAGTAAAGAATTTAATGGTTTAAACTGGATTCATTATCCATATGATTTCATTGTCATTATCATTGTTGCACTTATCTTCTATAAATTAGGAACAACAAGCTACTTCGAAGGCATATACTTTAAAAAAGCCAAAAGAATTAATTCAAATATGAAAGACGAATTACCTCAAGAAGCACAAGATCAACTATAA
- a CDS encoding MFS transporter, which produces MEQKRTNIRWYFAIAFFIIGIIAYMDRSNISIIAGPMMEDLNMNKAQFGLLASFFSLGYALMQVPSGILAEKFGPKKMLTIALIWWSAFTILTGIVKNHGLMYLVRFLFGVGEAPMYPSNAVFNSYWFNKNEKGRASSALLAGSYFGPVIAPIVTIAIMNAFGWEAVFYIFGLVGILLAVLWAIIAKDLPEQHKMVNEAEKRFIMETRDVVQTGKTTAPWKIFFKRFSFYAIAIQYFVVQFVITLFLIWLPTYIHEEHHVDYNNMGFIAGAPWLAMFVLIMLGGTISDKILSSGKSKFVARGIIAITGFVVFCISLYFALATDNLYINIFWLSMCLGGVGLSMGMSWATATDLGRNFSGTVSGWMNLWGNIGALLSPILAGILADKIGWHLTLQLIMIPVALAILMWFFIKPDNPLVKDENV; this is translated from the coding sequence ATGGAACAAAAAAGGACAAATATACGATGGTATTTTGCTATCGCATTCTTTATTATTGGGATTATTGCTTATATGGACCGTTCAAACATTTCTATCATTGCAGGACCAATGATGGAAGATTTGAATATGAATAAAGCACAGTTCGGGCTCCTAGCATCATTCTTCTCACTAGGGTATGCGTTAATGCAAGTCCCTTCAGGTATCCTTGCTGAAAAGTTTGGACCTAAGAAAATGTTAACCATCGCATTAATTTGGTGGAGTGCATTTACAATCTTGACAGGTATAGTTAAGAATCATGGTTTAATGTATTTAGTTAGATTTCTATTTGGTGTAGGTGAAGCACCAATGTATCCATCGAACGCAGTATTTAATAGTTACTGGTTTAATAAAAATGAAAAAGGTCGTGCATCTTCAGCGTTATTAGCAGGATCATACTTCGGACCAGTTATCGCGCCGATTGTAACAATTGCTATTATGAATGCATTCGGTTGGGAAGCGGTATTCTATATCTTCGGTTTAGTTGGTATTTTATTAGCTGTATTATGGGCGATCATAGCGAAAGATTTGCCAGAACAACATAAGATGGTAAATGAAGCGGAGAAAAGATTTATCATGGAAACACGTGATGTTGTACAAACTGGAAAGACAACAGCACCGTGGAAAATATTTTTCAAACGTTTCAGTTTTTATGCAATTGCCATACAGTATTTCGTAGTGCAATTCGTAATTACATTATTTTTAATTTGGTTACCTACATATATACATGAAGAACATCATGTGGATTATAATAACATGGGATTCATTGCTGGTGCGCCGTGGTTAGCGATGTTCGTGCTGATCATGCTAGGTGGTACTATTTCAGATAAGATTTTATCAAGTGGTAAATCTAAGTTTGTTGCACGTGGAATTATTGCTATTACAGGTTTTGTTGTATTCTGTATTTCATTATACTTCGCACTAGCAACAGATAATTTATATATCAATATTTTCTGGTTATCAATGTGTTTAGGTGGCGTAGGATTGTCTATGGGTATGAGTTGGGCAACTGCCACTGATTTAGGACGAAACTTCTCAGGAACAGTTTCAGGATGGATGAACTTATGGGGGAATATAGGGGCACTTTTAAGTCCAATCTTAGCGGGTATACTTGCTGATAAGATAGGTTGGCACTTAACATTACAATTAATAATGATCCCAGTAGCACTTGCAATTCTAATGTGGTTCTTTATTAAACCTGACAATCCATTAGTTAAAGATGAAAATGTATAA
- a CDS encoding Nramp family divalent metal transporter: MGKSLEEINHTVSFDAEANAFRKFIMYLGPGLLVAVGYMDPGNWITSMSGGAQYGYILLFVILLSSLSAMLLQSMCARLGIASGMDLAQVTEEISNHVLGKVAWLLAELAIMATDIAEVIGSAIALNLLFNIPLWLGVTITVLDVLLLLTIIKLGFRKIEAIVGVLILTVLMIFIFEVYLSSPEASSIFAGFIPHSEIVTNKGALYIALGIIGATIMPHNLYLHSSIVQSRNYERTDSGKKSAIKYATIDSNIQLSIAFVINCLILVLGAASFFGNHEQLGRFFDLYHALQQSHIGGAVGGGIMSTLFAVALLASGQNSTITGTLSGQIVMEGFLKIKLSPIVRRLLTRGIAVIPVFLCLWLYGSSESKIEDMLILTQVFLSIALPFSIIPLIIATNNPKIMGESFVNKRWVSRVSWLLAVVLSVLNIYLIFGTISEFM; encoded by the coding sequence ATGGGCAAGAGTTTAGAAGAAATTAATCATACAGTCTCATTTGACGCTGAAGCAAATGCCTTTAGAAAATTTATCATGTATTTAGGACCAGGGTTACTTGTAGCTGTTGGTTATATGGATCCAGGAAATTGGATTACTTCAATGTCTGGTGGGGCGCAGTATGGTTATATATTATTATTTGTGATATTGCTTTCTAGTTTGTCAGCAATGTTATTACAAAGTATGTGTGCAAGATTAGGTATCGCGAGTGGTATGGATCTTGCTCAAGTAACAGAAGAAATATCAAATCATGTTCTAGGCAAAGTAGCATGGCTTCTTGCAGAATTAGCGATTATGGCAACGGATATTGCTGAAGTTATCGGCAGTGCGATTGCTTTGAATTTATTATTTAATATACCGTTATGGTTAGGTGTCACAATTACAGTACTTGATGTCTTGCTATTATTAACGATTATAAAATTAGGTTTTAGAAAAATAGAAGCAATAGTAGGAGTTCTTATACTTACGGTATTAATGATATTTATATTTGAAGTGTACTTATCATCACCAGAAGCGAGTAGTATATTTGCAGGTTTTATACCTCATTCAGAAATTGTGACGAATAAAGGTGCGCTTTACATTGCACTTGGTATTATAGGTGCGACAATTATGCCACATAATTTATACTTACATTCATCTATTGTACAATCTCGAAATTATGAAAGAACAGATTCAGGTAAGAAAAGTGCGATAAAATATGCAACGATTGATTCAAATATTCAACTATCGATTGCATTTGTTATTAACTGTTTAATCCTTGTATTAGGTGCAGCTAGTTTCTTTGGTAATCATGAACAACTAGGACGATTCTTTGATTTATATCATGCTTTACAACAATCACACATTGGCGGTGCAGTTGGTGGAGGAATAATGAGTACATTATTTGCTGTCGCATTGTTAGCATCAGGTCAAAATTCTACAATTACAGGAACATTATCTGGTCAGATTGTTATGGAAGGCTTTTTGAAAATCAAATTAAGTCCTATAGTACGTCGATTGTTAACGAGAGGTATAGCTGTGATACCTGTATTTCTATGCTTATGGTTATATGGTTCAAGCGAATCGAAAATTGAAGATATGTTAATTTTGACTCAAGTATTCTTAAGTATCGCATTACCATTTAGCATTATACCTTTGATCATTGCAACAAATAATCCTAAAATTATGGGAGAAAGTTTTGTTAATAAACGTTGGGTGAGCCGTGTTTCATGGTTATTGGCTGTAGTATTAAGTGTACTTAATATTTATTTGATATTCGGTACAATTTCAGAATTTATGTAG
- a CDS encoding putative quinol monooxygenase has translation MIIINAKFEVQEQAVEQYEALINDLVTSSRKEEGNIGYEHFKSTINDNTYLMYEVWESQEAIEAHNTSEHFKSFFANVKPLLAGPSDIKVSLSQN, from the coding sequence ATGATTATTATCAATGCTAAATTCGAAGTTCAAGAACAAGCAGTTGAACAATACGAAGCATTAATCAACGACTTAGTAACATCTTCAAGAAAAGAAGAAGGAAATATTGGATATGAACATTTCAAATCCACAATCAATGACAATACGTACTTAATGTATGAAGTATGGGAAAGCCAAGAAGCAATTGAAGCACATAATACAAGTGAACATTTCAAAAGTTTCTTTGCAAATGTAAAACCATTACTAGCTGGACCATCAGATATCAAAGTAAGTTTAAGCCAGAACTAA